The Aquipuribacter sp. SD81 DNA segment GTCTGCGCCCGGTCCACCCACGGCAGCCCGTCGAACAGCAGCCGGTCGTTGTTGCGCGGCGTCAGCCGACGCAGCTCGGCACCGGGCCGGTGCAGGATCACCTCCCGCAGCGTGCCGACCTCGCTGTCGACGAACCCGCCCGTGCGCGTGCTGGTGGTGGTCACGCGGGCCATCGAACCACCCGGGCGCACGTGGTCATGCGGTCCGCGTCCGGTCCCGGCGTCGCAGGCTCAGTGGGCGGTGAGGTCGCGGGCCCGCCACACCACATCCGCCTCGGGCCGTCCGTCGGGGTCCGCGTCGACCCGGACGACCCGGAACCCCTCCCGCTCGTAGAACGCGGCCGCTCGCGTGTTCCCGGCGAAGTGCTCCAGCAGCAGCCGGGGGGTGCCAGCGGGCACGCGCCCGGCGACCGCCCGCAGCAGCGCCGACCCGAGACCATGACCCCGCGACCCCGGTTCCACGTACAGCTTCCACACCACCACGTCCCCGTCGACGCGTCCCGTCTCGGCCATCGCCGACACGCGACCCTCCGCGGTGGGTCGGGGGACGGAGTCGACGACCAGCAGCCCGCCCGACCCGGCCGCCGAGCGGAGCCGCTCCTCGGTCCACCACGTCCGCAGCTGGGCCGCGGCCGCCTCGGCGCCCAGCACCGGCGTGTAGTGGGCGACCACGGTGCGACGGCCGAGGTCGAGGACGGCCGGGACGTCCGCGGGCGTCGCCACCCGCACCGCCGCGGCAGCCGGGGTCACCCCGTGTGCTCCTGCGCGAGCGCCGCCGCGCGCGCGAGCACGACCTTGGCCGGCGCCCCGGTGCGGGCGGCGGCGACGGCGACGTCCTCCCACTCCGGCTGCACGTTGACGACCCGGCCGTCGAGCCACGCGCGCTTCACGCGGACCCGGTCGCTCGTGCCGTCGGCCGCGTCGACCGTCACCTCGACCTCGTCACGGGGCAGGGCGTGCTTGGCGACTGCCTGCACGCGCATGCCGATGGCACTGGTCTCCCGGGCCACGACGTCGCGCACCGCGCTCGCGCGCTCGGGGTCGCTCAGCACGTGCAGCGTGTGGGCGGGACGGCCCTTCTTCATGAGGATCGGCGTGAGCCACGCGTCGGAGGCCCCCGCCTCGAGCAGGCACGCGAGCACGCGCGGCCACAGCCGCGGGTCGAGGTCGTCGACGTTCGTGCTCGTGACGAGCGCGACGTCGACACCGGTGTCGCCGAGCGGGCCGACCGGGGCGCCGAGCACGACCCGGAGCGCGCCGAAGCGGCCGGGCGTCTCGCGCGTCCCGGCGCCGGCGCCCAGCGCGGCCGGTCGCAGCGGCGGCAGCGGGCCCCACGAGTCCGCGAGCGTCGCGAGCAGCGCCATCCCCGTCGGGGTGCACGTCTCGCCCGCGCCCGGCCCGGCGAGCACCGGCGCGCCGGCCGCCGTCGCGAGGTGCAGGACCGCCGGCACCGGGGCTGGCACGCGGCCGTGCCCGAGCGTGCCCGCCGCGTCCTCGGCGTCGCTCGACCCGCCCACGCCGACCGGGGTGCACACGACGCGGGAGACGCCGAGGGCGTGCAGG contains these protein-coding regions:
- a CDS encoding GNAT family N-acetyltransferase encodes the protein MTPAAAAVRVATPADVPAVLDLGRRTVVAHYTPVLGAEAAAAQLRTWWTEERLRSAAGSGGLLVVDSVPRPTAEGRVSAMAETGRVDGDVVVWKLYVEPGSRGHGLGSALLRAVAGRVPAGTPRLLLEHFAGNTRAAAFYEREGFRVVRVDADPDGRPEADVVWRARDLTAH
- the larC gene encoding nickel pincer cofactor biosynthesis protein LarC, with product MTTLWVDAGRGAAGDMLLAALWDAGADETAVRAAVRAVVPADVVFRHEVRDGFRVARAEVVPDADDARSGPDRRWADIKRALATAPLHGRVRDTATAVFAALAAAEAEIHGSDVDRVHFHEVGAHDSVGDVVGVCAALHALGVSRVVCTPVGVGGSSDAEDAAGTLGHGRVPAPVPAVLHLATAAGAPVLAGPGAGETCTPTGMALLATLADSWGPLPPLRPAALGAGAGTRETPGRFGALRVVLGAPVGPLGDTGVDVALVTSTNVDDLDPRLWPRVLACLLEAGASDAWLTPILMKKGRPAHTLHVLSDPERASAVRDVVARETSAIGMRVQAVAKHALPRDEVEVTVDAADGTSDRVRVKRAWLDGRVVNVQPEWEDVAVAAARTGAPAKVVLARAAALAQEHTG